TGATGCAATGTTGGATTAGGGAATCCACTAGTTCCATGCTGAATTTTTATCTGAAATCGAAGGCATCAAATGCAGGAAATGAACAACATAGAAAAAGAAACGAGCCACAACCTACTTCTGCAAAATCCTTCCCTGATGCCTTCTTGGTTTCCCATTACAATATAAGAGGACTCATACCAACACGAAGAGAAATTCACGGCAATGAAATAGAAACAGCacaagggtaaaaaaaaaaaacaaaagtaccTTTTCCTGAACAATAAAAGGGTCGTACCAATTACTAGACAAAAAGGCAAAAGCATCGAATAAACACCTACAAAACTAAATTATAGATCTTCTTATTCAGAGTTTGACAAAGAAGAAACATTAAATGTACTCTTTCCAGTAACAGTTCAAGCAGTGAGCTCCATGATCGCGCTGACGATATCCCCATCGTGAGCTTTAAGAGCCTTGACGGCCTTCACTCTAGACACACCTGCCTGGGTCATAACAAGATCAATGTCCCGAGCCTCCACCCCAGTTTCATCGATatcctcctcttcttcatcCGCTGCGGCTGTAGCAGACGTATCGGGCTTGGCCATCACAGTGCTAAGGTCTGGCATCCTGAACTGCTGAGCAGCTTGGGCCTGTAGCTGGGAGCTGAAGTCCTCCATCTTCGCCTCACCAAATATCACATAAGTTTCAGAGTTCGGGCTCTTGAAAACATCAGGCTTTGAGATGGCAAACACGATCTGAGGTTCAAAAGTATGAAACAACTTAGAAATGAATCCATTACTACAAATTTGTCAATGTATCCGTTCAGCTTAAATTTTCGGGGGATACAACAATTTCACAACAAAACTAACCTTTCAAGTGCAAAAAAAGACTAGTAGGTAAATTTAGGCTATTTCTAACAGTATAGGtgcaaattataactttttaagGGTCCAAGGGTATTCAAAcattgagtatatatatatgcaaaaatcCATTCATTGCAATCTCGAATGCAAAGAAATATACTAAcattttttgccctttttatGGTGACTCTGCTAACACCAGAGATAGGTTTCATTCCAAGCTTAATCATTGCCTTGCGGCTCTTCTTCTCACTCCTGCTTTGCTTAGAGCTCTCATTTGCACCTGCTCCTTGCTCACCTACATCCaagttatatatatacgtaCTTCAAAAATAATCTTAAATTCAGCGAGTTAAAATTGTGATCAGTTATATTCAGCTGGGTTAAAAAATTCTTACTTAAAATTTTCTTACCTAATTGCCTAAAATGCAAGTTGAACTTTGATATCGAAGCCACCGAATATGCAAGAAATAGGAAAACAGGGAAAGGAATTACTTGAAAAGGGCAATGCCCAAAACTGAAGCTAAACTATTGAACAAAAAGTTAAAAGGGTCGCACAATTTCGGCACCATCAGAAGTTGCATCCTATCCATCAAGTAGATCGCTAACCCCGACCACCTATAGATCTAACTTTGTTAGTTTATCATCAACAACTAATTAGCGATGATCAATCTTATTCTCATTCAAATTGCATGTGCCTATATTCACTTCAAATTGCTTCGTGTGTGAATTTGTGCTGCACTTGCTTATCTTCTTATCTGAGGTTTATTAGACTCATGTTAGATCAAAAACGTGACCAAACGCAACGTACCTACCTACTATACATTATTCAGTTAAGAAAGTAAATATTTCAGAAGAACATCCCTATCGCTTACAATATTCAGAAATAATTTCCTAAAAGGTATCAAATCcattattaaaaaagaaaagaaattaaagaagaagaagaagaagaagaagaagaagaagaagcatatTGTTATTACCCTCGtcctcatcgtcgtcgtcgtcgtcgtcatcatcgtTCTCGTCCTTCACATCTTCCACGATAGGAGAGTCATCCTATAGCCGAGGATGAGAGATAATCCAAAGATGAGAAAATCGGAGATTCGAGGACATgcttttctgaaaaaaaaaaaaaaaaaaggaaaaaaaaaaaaaaagacctctGGTTTCTGCTGTTGCTCGTCCTTGAGGGAGGAGAGAAGCGCTTgctcttgttcttgttcttgttcttctttttcgaGTATCGGAGCAGGCATCTTTCTCCTGCACAATTACAGTTACCGCCACTGCTACTGCAGCTTCACGGTGGCGGCTCCAACAAGGATTAGGggtttctctcttcctctcccttcttcTCCCGGCGCTTGCTTGGTTATTTATATAGTCCCGCGATGGGGAGAAGCGATTGTGTGGAGAGGAGAGACCCTTCGGAGGAGAGAGATGGATAAGGTGTATTTGCGCCCGATAACCCGTTAGCCCTTTAATGGGCCTTTTCTCGGCTCAATAGTTGTGGGCCGCATGAGTGAATAAAAGGCCCATATCATTGTCCATGGGCCAGGCCGTAGATCTGTTTGGGCTCGACCGAAGTCGAGTAACCAAAACGGACCAGCTTAGGAGGTGTTTGATTGCTCCAAAAATAGAGAAGAACtgtttcccaaaaaaaaaaaaaaagaacgttttttttttttttataattattagagaaaacttcaaataccattcatatgtttcacactttctcactttaattccctatggtttaaagtatatctaTTTAGTGACCCGTGGtttcctttttatctttttattattgatttcactaattttttttcgttaaattagtgacaaagttaaaactaaaaggtaccaGAGTCAATATTCGATAAATccaggtggggtatctgaaattttttatatataattcaactaaatattaacaaaaaaactgacgaaaagataaaaaaagaaatctcaGGATACTAACTTATACACTTTAACTcacagagtattaaaataagaaagtaggAAACCAcagaaatgatatttgaagtttacctaatTATTATCGTTCAAATAGAAAATTCAGAAAAAGGATGAAAACTATTcaataaaatctgaaaaaagaaatcgggaaaaattaatttttccatgaactaaataaatgaaaaaaatttccaatcaataattattattttcaaggGTTGACCATACACATGCAACACGAGAAAGCTACACCGTAGCTGCAGAGCgaatagaaaattattatcGAATTATCTTGATATGACTTGACAACGCTTCCTATGAAGATTTCTCTATT
This genomic window from Ananas comosus cultivar F153 linkage group 3, ASM154086v1, whole genome shotgun sequence contains:
- the LOC109707899 gene encoding nascent polypeptide-associated complex subunit alpha-like protein 4 isoform X3 is translated as MDRMQLLMVPKLQLGEQGAGANESSKQSRSEKKSRKAMIKLGMKPISGVSRVTIKRAKNIVFAISKPDVFKSPNSETYVIFGEAKMEDFSSQLQAQAAQQFRMPDLSTVMAKPDTSATAAADEEEEDIDETGVEARDIDLVMTQAGVSRVKAVKALKAHDGDIVSAIMELTA
- the LOC109707899 gene encoding nascent polypeptide-associated complex subunit alpha-like protein 4 isoform X2 translates to MMTTTTTTMRTRFNLHFRQLGEQGAGANESSKQSRSEKKSRKAMIKLGMKPISGVSRVTIKRAKNIVFAISKPDVFKSPNSETYVIFGEAKMEDFSSQLQAQAAQQFRMPDLSTVMAKPDTSATAAADEEEEDIDETGVEARDIDLVMTQAGVSRVKAVKALKAHDGDIVSAIMELTA
- the LOC109707899 gene encoding nascent polypeptide-associated complex subunit alpha-like protein 4 isoform X1 — translated: MPAPILEKEEQEQEQEQALLSSLKDEQQQKPEDDSPIVEDVKDENDDDDDDDDDEDEGEQGAGANESSKQSRSEKKSRKAMIKLGMKPISGVSRVTIKRAKNIVFAISKPDVFKSPNSETYVIFGEAKMEDFSSQLQAQAAQQFRMPDLSTVMAKPDTSATAAADEEEEDIDETGVEARDIDLVMTQAGVSRVKAVKALKAHDGDIVSAIMELTA